A region of Diceros bicornis minor isolate mBicDic1 chromosome 31, mDicBic1.mat.cur, whole genome shotgun sequence DNA encodes the following proteins:
- the SCYL1 gene encoding N-terminal kinase-like protein isoform X1 — MWFFARDPVRDFPFELSPEPPEGSPPGPWTLHRGRKKATGSPVSIFVYDVKPGAEEQTQVAKAAFKRLKTLRHPNILAYIDGLETDKCLHVVTEAVTPLGMYLKARVEAGGLKELELSWGLHQIVKALSFLVNDCSLIHNNVCMAAVFVDRAGEWKLGGLDYMYSAQGNGGGPPHKGIPELEQYDPPELVDSSGRAVREKWSADMWRLGCLIWEVFNGPLPRAAALRNPGKIPKSLVPHYCELVGANPKVRPNPARFLQNCRAPGGFMNNRFVETNLFLEEIQIKEPAEKQKFFQELSKSLDSFPEEFCRHKVLPQLLTAFEFGNAGAVVLTPLFKVGKFLNAEEYQQKIIPVVVKMFSSTDRAMRIRLLQQMEQFIQYLDEPTVNTQIFPHVMHGFLDTNPAIREQTVKSMLLLAPKLNEANLNVELMKHFARLQAKDEQGPIRCNTTVCLGKIGSYLNASTRHRVLTSAFSRATKDPFAPSRVAGVLGFAATHNLYSMNDCAHKILPVLCGLTVDPEKSVRDQAFKAIRSFLSKLESVSEDPSQLAEVEKDVHAASSPGMGGAAASWAGWAVTGVSSLTSKLIRAHPTAAPAETNVPQRPTPEGLPAPAPTPVPATPTTSGQWETQEEDKDTAEDSSAADRWDDEDWGSLEQEAEPVLAQQDDWSTGGQASRAGQTNNPDHRSSKLDWSSWEAEGSWEQGWQEPSPPEPPPEGTRLASEYNWGGPEPSDKGDPFAALSVRREAGTQPRRDSWGDDNWEGLETESRQAKAELARKKREERRREMEAKRAEKKAAKGPMKLGTRKLD; from the exons ATGTGGTTCTTTGCCCGGGACCCGGTCCGGGACTTCCCGTTCGAGCTCAGCCCGGaaccccccgagggcagcccgcCCGGGCCCTGGACCCTGCATCGCGGCCGCAAGAAG gCCACAGGCAGCCCGGTGTCCATCTTCGTGTATGATGTGAAGCCCGGCGCCGAAGAGCAGACCCAGGTGGCCAAAGCCGCCTTCAAGCGCCTCAAAACTCTCCGGCACCCCAACATTCTGGCCTACATCGATGGGCTGGAG ACAGACAAATGCCTCCATGTAGTAACAGAAGCTGTGACCCCGCTGGGAATGTACCTCAAGGCGCGAGTGGAGGCTGGTGGCCTGAAGGAGCTGGAGCTCTCCTGGGGCTTGCATCAGATCGTG AAAGCCCTCAGCTTCCTGGTCAACGACTGCAGCCTCATCCACAACAATGTCTGCATGGCCGCCGTGTTCGTGGACCGTGCCGGCGAGTGGAAGCTCGGGGGCCTGGACTACATGTACTCGGCCCAGGGCAATGGCGGGGGACCCCCCCACAAGGGGATCCCCGAGCTTGAGCAGTACGACCCCCCTGAGTTGGTTGATAGCAGTGGCAGAGCTGTCCGAGAGAAGTG GTCAGCCGACATGTGGCGCTTGGGCTGCCTCATCTGGGAAGTCTTCAATGGGCCCCTACCTCGGGCGGCCGCCCTGCGCAACCCCGGGAAG ATCCCCAAATCGCTGGTGCCGCATTACTGCGAGCTGGTCGGAGCCAACCCCAAGGTGCGTCCCAACCCAGCCCGCTTCCTGCAGAACTGCCGGGCACCCGGTGGCTTCATGAACAACCGCTTCGTGGAGACCAACCTCTTCCTGGAGGAGATTCAG ATCAAAGAGCCAGCTGAGAAGCAGAAGTTCTTCCAAGAGCTGAGCAAGAGCCTAGACTCATTCCCCGAGGAGTTCTGCCGGCACAAGGTGCTGCCCCAGCTGCTGACTGCCTTCGAGTTTGGCAACGCAGGGGCAGTGGTCCTCACACCCCTCTTCAAG GTGGGCAAGTTCCTCAACGCCGAGGAGTATCAGCAGAAGATCATCCCCGTCGTGGTCAAGATGTTCTCATCCACCGACCGGGCCATGCGCATCCGCCTACTGCAGCAG ATGGAGCAGTTCATCCAGTACCTTGATGAGCCAACAGTCAACACCCAGATCTTTCCCCATGTCATGCATGGCTTCCTGGACACCAACCCTGCCATCCGGGAGCAGACAGTCAAG TCCATGCTGCTCCTGGCCCCGAAGCTGAATGAGGCCAACCTCAACGTGGAGCTGATGAAGCACTTCGCGCGGCTGCAGGCCAAGGACGAGCAGGGCCCCATCCGCTGCAACACCACTGTCTGCCTGGGCAAAATCGGCTCCTACCTCAATGCCAGC ACCAGACACAGGGTCCTCACCTCCGCCTTCAGCCGGGCCACTAAGGACCCATTTGCACCATCCCGGGTCGCCGGTGTCCTGGGCTTCGCTGCCACCCACAACCTCTACTCAATGAACGACTGTGCCCATAAGATCCTGCCCGTGCTCTGTGGCCTCACCGTGGATCCCGAGAAATCTGTGCGGGACCAG GCCTTCAAGGCCATTCGAAGCTTCCTGTCCAAACTGGAGTCTGTGTCAGAGGACCCCAGCCAGCTGGCCGAAGTGG AGAAGGACGTCCATGCAGCCTCCAGCCCTGGAATGGGAGGAGCCGCAGCCAGCTGGGCAGGCTGGGCCGTGACAGGCGTCTCCTCGCTCACCTCCAAGTTGATCCGTGCACACCCCACGGCTGCCCCGGCTGAGACCAATGTTCCCCAGAGACCCACGCCTGAGG GtcttcctgccccagcccccacccctgtcCCTGCCACACCCACGACCTCAGGCCAATGGGAGACACAAGAGGAAGACAAGGACACAGCAGAGGACAGCAGTGCTGCTGACAGATGGGATGACGAAGACTGGGGCAGCTTGGAG CAGGAGGCTGAGCCTGTGTTGGCCCAGCAGGACGACTGGAGTACTGGGGGCCAAGCCAGCCGTGCTGGGCAG ACCAACAACCCTGACCACAGATCCTCCAAGTTGGACTGGAGCAGCTGGGAAGCTGAGGGCTCATGGGAGCAGGGCTGGCAAGAGCCAAGTCCCCCAGAGCCGCCCCCTGAGGGCACACGGCTGGCCAGCGAGTATAACTGGGGTGGCCCGGAACCCAGTGACAAAGGCGACCCCTTTGCTGCCCTGTCCGTGCGTCGGGAGGCTGGCACCCAG CCGCGACGGGACTCTTGGGGCGATGACAACTGGGAAGGCCTGGAGACGGAGAGCC GGCAGGCGAAGGCCGAGCTGGCCCGGAAGAAGCGCGAGGAGCGCCGGCGGGAGATGGAAGCCAAACGCGCTGAGAAAAAGGCAGCCAAGGGCCCCATGAAGCTGGGAACCCGGAAGCTGGACTGA
- the SCYL1 gene encoding N-terminal kinase-like protein isoform X2, which translates to MWFFARDPVRDFPFELSPEPPEGSPPGPWTLHRGRKKATGSPVSIFVYDVKPGAEEQTQVAKAAFKRLKTLRHPNILAYIDGLETDKCLHVVTEAVTPLGMYLKARVEAGGLKELELSWGLHQIVKALSFLVNDCSLIHNNVCMAAVFVDRAGEWKLGGLDYMYSAQGNGGGPPHKGIPELEQYDPPELVDSSGRAVREKWSADMWRLGCLIWEVFNGPLPRAAALRNPGKIPKSLVPHYCELVGANPKVRPNPARFLQNCRAPGGFMNNRFVETNLFLEEIQIKEPAEKQKFFQELSKSLDSFPEEFCRHKVLPQLLTAFEFGNAGAVVLTPLFKVGKFLNAEEYQQKIIPVVVKMFSSTDRAMRIRLLQQMEQFIQYLDEPTVNTQIFPHVMHGFLDTNPAIREQTVKSMLLLAPKLNEANLNVELMKHFARLQAKDEQGPIRCNTTVCLGKIGSYLNASTRHRVLTSAFSRATKDPFAPSRVAGVLGFAATHNLYSMNDCAHKILPVLCGLTVDPEKSVRDQAFKAIRSFLSKLESVSEDPSQLAEVEKDVHAASSPGMGGAAASWAGWAVTGVSSLTSKLIRAHPTAAPAETNVPQRPTPEGLPAPAPTPVPATPTTSGQWETQEEDKDTAEDSSAADRWDDEDWGSLEQEAEPVLAQQDDWSTGGQASRAGQTNNPDHRSSKLDWSSWEAEGSWEQGWQEPSPPEPPPEGTRLASEYNWGGPEPSDKGDPFAALSVRREAGTQGRRRPSWPGRSARSAGGRWKPNALRKRQPRAP; encoded by the exons ATGTGGTTCTTTGCCCGGGACCCGGTCCGGGACTTCCCGTTCGAGCTCAGCCCGGaaccccccgagggcagcccgcCCGGGCCCTGGACCCTGCATCGCGGCCGCAAGAAG gCCACAGGCAGCCCGGTGTCCATCTTCGTGTATGATGTGAAGCCCGGCGCCGAAGAGCAGACCCAGGTGGCCAAAGCCGCCTTCAAGCGCCTCAAAACTCTCCGGCACCCCAACATTCTGGCCTACATCGATGGGCTGGAG ACAGACAAATGCCTCCATGTAGTAACAGAAGCTGTGACCCCGCTGGGAATGTACCTCAAGGCGCGAGTGGAGGCTGGTGGCCTGAAGGAGCTGGAGCTCTCCTGGGGCTTGCATCAGATCGTG AAAGCCCTCAGCTTCCTGGTCAACGACTGCAGCCTCATCCACAACAATGTCTGCATGGCCGCCGTGTTCGTGGACCGTGCCGGCGAGTGGAAGCTCGGGGGCCTGGACTACATGTACTCGGCCCAGGGCAATGGCGGGGGACCCCCCCACAAGGGGATCCCCGAGCTTGAGCAGTACGACCCCCCTGAGTTGGTTGATAGCAGTGGCAGAGCTGTCCGAGAGAAGTG GTCAGCCGACATGTGGCGCTTGGGCTGCCTCATCTGGGAAGTCTTCAATGGGCCCCTACCTCGGGCGGCCGCCCTGCGCAACCCCGGGAAG ATCCCCAAATCGCTGGTGCCGCATTACTGCGAGCTGGTCGGAGCCAACCCCAAGGTGCGTCCCAACCCAGCCCGCTTCCTGCAGAACTGCCGGGCACCCGGTGGCTTCATGAACAACCGCTTCGTGGAGACCAACCTCTTCCTGGAGGAGATTCAG ATCAAAGAGCCAGCTGAGAAGCAGAAGTTCTTCCAAGAGCTGAGCAAGAGCCTAGACTCATTCCCCGAGGAGTTCTGCCGGCACAAGGTGCTGCCCCAGCTGCTGACTGCCTTCGAGTTTGGCAACGCAGGGGCAGTGGTCCTCACACCCCTCTTCAAG GTGGGCAAGTTCCTCAACGCCGAGGAGTATCAGCAGAAGATCATCCCCGTCGTGGTCAAGATGTTCTCATCCACCGACCGGGCCATGCGCATCCGCCTACTGCAGCAG ATGGAGCAGTTCATCCAGTACCTTGATGAGCCAACAGTCAACACCCAGATCTTTCCCCATGTCATGCATGGCTTCCTGGACACCAACCCTGCCATCCGGGAGCAGACAGTCAAG TCCATGCTGCTCCTGGCCCCGAAGCTGAATGAGGCCAACCTCAACGTGGAGCTGATGAAGCACTTCGCGCGGCTGCAGGCCAAGGACGAGCAGGGCCCCATCCGCTGCAACACCACTGTCTGCCTGGGCAAAATCGGCTCCTACCTCAATGCCAGC ACCAGACACAGGGTCCTCACCTCCGCCTTCAGCCGGGCCACTAAGGACCCATTTGCACCATCCCGGGTCGCCGGTGTCCTGGGCTTCGCTGCCACCCACAACCTCTACTCAATGAACGACTGTGCCCATAAGATCCTGCCCGTGCTCTGTGGCCTCACCGTGGATCCCGAGAAATCTGTGCGGGACCAG GCCTTCAAGGCCATTCGAAGCTTCCTGTCCAAACTGGAGTCTGTGTCAGAGGACCCCAGCCAGCTGGCCGAAGTGG AGAAGGACGTCCATGCAGCCTCCAGCCCTGGAATGGGAGGAGCCGCAGCCAGCTGGGCAGGCTGGGCCGTGACAGGCGTCTCCTCGCTCACCTCCAAGTTGATCCGTGCACACCCCACGGCTGCCCCGGCTGAGACCAATGTTCCCCAGAGACCCACGCCTGAGG GtcttcctgccccagcccccacccctgtcCCTGCCACACCCACGACCTCAGGCCAATGGGAGACACAAGAGGAAGACAAGGACACAGCAGAGGACAGCAGTGCTGCTGACAGATGGGATGACGAAGACTGGGGCAGCTTGGAG CAGGAGGCTGAGCCTGTGTTGGCCCAGCAGGACGACTGGAGTACTGGGGGCCAAGCCAGCCGTGCTGGGCAG ACCAACAACCCTGACCACAGATCCTCCAAGTTGGACTGGAGCAGCTGGGAAGCTGAGGGCTCATGGGAGCAGGGCTGGCAAGAGCCAAGTCCCCCAGAGCCGCCCCCTGAGGGCACACGGCTGGCCAGCGAGTATAACTGGGGTGGCCCGGAACCCAGTGACAAAGGCGACCCCTTTGCTGCCCTGTCCGTGCGTCGGGAGGCTGGCACCCAG GGCAGGCGAAGGCCGAGCTGGCCCGGAAGAAGCGCGAGGAGCGCCGGCGGGAGATGGAAGCCAAACGCGCTGAGAAAAAGGCAGCCAAGGGCCCCATGA